One genomic segment of Intestinimonas butyriciproducens includes these proteins:
- a CDS encoding CoA transferase subunit A, whose translation MHGSKAASVEEALTHIRSGQTIMLSGFTNVGSPNKFIVKMAEAGITDIDLISNDAGNDHTDGIGTLICQHRVRRLTASHVGLNPKVAEQMNAGTLEVVLVPQGTLAERIRCGGTGLGGVLTPTGIGTVVAEGKQVIQVDGRDYLLEKPLHAEVAVVKAWKADTSGNLVYRRAGRNFNPLMAMAADFVIAEVEELVEVGQLDPDEVMTPGVCVDLVVKL comes from the coding sequence ATGCACGGTTCCAAAGCGGCCAGTGTGGAAGAGGCCCTTACCCACATCAGAAGCGGACAGACCATCATGCTCTCCGGCTTTACCAATGTGGGTTCTCCCAACAAGTTTATTGTCAAAATGGCGGAAGCCGGGATCACGGACATCGACCTCATCTCCAACGACGCCGGCAACGACCATACCGACGGCATCGGGACCCTGATCTGCCAGCACCGGGTGCGCCGGCTCACCGCCTCCCACGTGGGCCTGAACCCCAAGGTGGCGGAGCAGATGAACGCCGGTACGCTGGAGGTGGTGCTGGTCCCCCAGGGAACGCTGGCTGAGCGGATCCGCTGCGGCGGCACCGGGCTGGGCGGCGTGCTCACCCCCACGGGGATCGGCACGGTGGTGGCCGAGGGCAAGCAGGTCATCCAAGTGGACGGACGCGACTACCTGCTGGAGAAGCCCCTTCACGCCGAGGTGGCCGTGGTGAAGGCCTGGAAGGCCGACACCTCCGGCAATCTGGTCTATCGCCGGGCAGGCCGGAACTTCAATCCCCTGATGGCGATGGCCGCGGATTTTGTGATCGCCGAGGTCGAGGAGCTGGTGGAGGTTGGGCAGCTTGACCCGGACGAGGTCATGACGCCCGGCGTCTGTGTGGACCTCGTCGTCAAGCTGTGA
- a CDS encoding sodium:solute symporter family protein, translated as MTLTIWHITGILATLAVIVGVSVYSGRSVKSAADFDRGGNSGPWLVAGAIMGSLVSGQATVGTAQLAYSYGFAAWWFTLGAGIGCLLLAVGYVVPLRHSGSTTLLGIVSQRYGKAAGYWGSVLCSLGIFISVIAQVISATALLTTIFPMGMGAAALVSVAIMTLYVVFGGVTGAGMGGVVKLFLLYLACIVGSLTVWSLSGGVTPLLGRVSDLCQTPGMDAVLGLSGGADAFHTRFLSLVARGPLKDVGSGISLLLGVLSTQTYAQAIWSARSDSAARKGALLSALLIPPIGIACILIGLYMRAHYITTAEVQALAALGQAVPPGLTEMASTSQAFPMFVVNHLPSLVGGVVLGTLFITIVGGGSGLSMGVASILVNDIFKRLSRRLDDPRTGLVVTRITIIVVLLCAALIAVSVPGPVINDFGFLSMGLRGAVVFVPMTFALFCKAPISEKWVLCSVIGGPLAVLLGSLLSLPFDSLFLGMAVSLLCCAAGAHFGKTA; from the coding sequence ATGACGCTCACCATTTGGCACATCACCGGCATCCTGGCCACGCTGGCCGTGATCGTGGGCGTCAGCGTCTACTCGGGGAGGAGCGTAAAGAGCGCCGCGGATTTTGACCGCGGCGGGAACTCCGGCCCCTGGCTGGTGGCGGGCGCCATCATGGGCTCCCTGGTCAGCGGGCAGGCCACCGTAGGCACGGCTCAGCTCGCCTACAGTTACGGTTTTGCCGCCTGGTGGTTTACACTGGGCGCTGGGATCGGCTGCCTGCTTCTGGCGGTGGGCTACGTCGTGCCGCTGCGGCACAGCGGCTCCACCACCCTGCTGGGCATCGTCTCCCAGCGCTATGGGAAGGCCGCCGGCTACTGGGGCTCCGTCCTCTGCTCCCTGGGCATCTTCATCAGCGTCATCGCCCAGGTCATCTCCGCCACCGCCCTTTTGACCACCATCTTCCCCATGGGCATGGGGGCTGCGGCCCTGGTGAGCGTGGCCATCATGACGCTCTATGTCGTCTTCGGCGGCGTGACCGGCGCGGGCATGGGCGGCGTGGTCAAGCTCTTCCTGCTCTATCTGGCCTGTATCGTGGGCAGCCTCACCGTCTGGTCCCTGAGCGGGGGCGTCACCCCCCTTCTGGGGCGGGTCTCCGACCTGTGCCAGACGCCCGGCATGGACGCGGTCCTCGGGCTGTCCGGCGGGGCGGACGCCTTCCATACCCGCTTTCTCAGTCTGGTGGCCCGGGGTCCCCTCAAGGATGTGGGGTCCGGCATCTCTCTCCTGCTGGGCGTGCTCTCTACCCAGACCTACGCCCAGGCCATCTGGTCCGCCAGGAGCGACTCCGCCGCCCGGAAGGGGGCCCTTCTCTCCGCGCTGCTCATCCCGCCCATCGGTATCGCCTGCATTCTCATCGGGCTCTATATGCGGGCGCACTACATCACCACGGCGGAGGTACAGGCCCTGGCCGCCCTCGGTCAGGCCGTCCCCCCGGGGCTTACGGAGATGGCCTCCACCTCTCAGGCTTTCCCCATGTTTGTGGTGAACCATCTGCCCTCCCTGGTGGGCGGCGTGGTGCTGGGCACCCTCTTCATCACCATCGTGGGCGGCGGTTCCGGTCTCTCCATGGGCGTGGCTTCGATCTTGGTCAACGACATCTTCAAGCGCCTCTCCCGCCGGCTGGACGACCCCAGGACGGGTCTGGTGGTCACCCGCATCACCATTATCGTGGTCCTGCTCTGCGCAGCGCTCATTGCCGTATCGGTCCCCGGCCCTGTGATCAACGACTTCGGCTTCCTCTCCATGGGGCTGCGGGGCGCGGTGGTATTTGTCCCCATGACCTTCGCCCTCTTCTGCAAGGCGCCGATTTCTGAAAAGTGGGTGCTCTGTTCCGTCATCGGCGGCCCGTTGGCCGTCCTGCTGGGCAGTCTGCTGTCCCTGCCCTTCGACTCCCTCTTTCTCGGTATGGCGGTCAGTCTGCTCTGCTGTGCCGCCGGCGCCCATTTCGGCAAGACAGCGTAA
- a CDS encoding 3-keto-5-aminohexanoate cleavage protein: protein MGKKLIITAALCGAGTMKSQTPYVPVTPEEIAADAVAVVKAGASVIHIHVRDDDGKNTMETERFCHVVNLVREELAKANLDAVLNLTSSGSKFSEDMRLAHLPILKPEMCSYDPGSMNWANSYIFANSPSFLERLGTLCQKEAIKPECEVFDGGMMGNIAYYMKKGFLATPIHYQFVLGVSGGMPGNADSLAYLLPKMLPGSTWSITGIGKDHLPCMLLGLAEGCDGLRVGLEDNIFLEKGVLATNAQLVERACKLGELAGRTIATAADAREILGLTKHI from the coding sequence ATGGGCAAAAAACTCATCATCACCGCGGCACTCTGCGGGGCGGGCACCATGAAATCCCAGACGCCCTATGTGCCCGTCACACCCGAGGAGATCGCCGCCGACGCCGTGGCCGTCGTGAAGGCCGGCGCCTCCGTCATCCACATCCACGTCCGGGACGACGACGGCAAAAACACCATGGAGACCGAGCGCTTCTGCCACGTGGTCAACCTGGTCCGGGAGGAGCTGGCCAAAGCCAATCTGGACGCCGTCCTCAACCTCACCTCCTCCGGCTCCAAGTTCTCCGAGGATATGCGCCTTGCCCACCTGCCCATCCTCAAGCCGGAGATGTGCTCCTACGACCCCGGCTCCATGAACTGGGCCAACAGCTACATCTTTGCCAACAGCCCCTCCTTCCTGGAGCGTCTGGGCACCCTCTGCCAGAAGGAGGCCATCAAGCCTGAGTGCGAGGTCTTTGACGGCGGCATGATGGGCAACATCGCCTACTACATGAAGAAGGGCTTCCTCGCCACCCCCATCCACTATCAATTCGTGCTGGGTGTTTCGGGCGGCATGCCGGGCAACGCCGACTCGCTGGCCTATCTGCTGCCCAAGATGCTCCCCGGCTCCACCTGGTCCATCACGGGCATCGGTAAAGACCATCTGCCCTGCATGCTGCTGGGCCTGGCCGAGGGCTGCGACGGCCTGCGGGTGGGCCTGGAGGACAACATCTTCCTGGAGAAGGGCGTCCTGGCCACCAACGCGCAGCTGGTGGAGCGGGCCTGCAAGCTGGGCGAGCTGGCCGGCCGCACCATCGCCACCGCCGCCGATGCACGGGAGATCCTCGGCCTGACCAAACACATCTAA
- a CDS encoding 3-hydroxyacyl-CoA dehydrogenase family protein, with protein sequence MRLESIKRIAVLGAGTMGPGIAQRYAMSGRSVNLYDISEQALEKAKVMLRTNLDTFVEEELLTAEEADGVFARVSFTADLEAALKDVQYVQETVAEKPAIKTSVFAQVDALLPPEAILVSNTSSLNPFTLIPEGRAANFAAAHWFAPPHIIPLVEVARDERTSEETMETVLALLKECGKTPVRMEKFVPGYIINRIQILLNTEVFYLLGNGVCTPEQLDLAVKASLMPRGMVLGLVQRYDFTGLDISANNIINASYVMPETSKHPAVLFDHVDKGELGVKTGKGFYDYSGRDPAEVCKKRDKLLFQVLKAVGPLIDETI encoded by the coding sequence ATGAGGCTGGAATCGATCAAACGGATCGCCGTTTTGGGCGCGGGCACCATGGGGCCCGGCATCGCCCAGCGCTACGCCATGAGCGGGCGGAGCGTCAATCTTTACGACATCAGTGAGCAGGCCCTGGAAAAGGCCAAGGTCATGCTCCGCACCAATCTGGACACCTTTGTGGAGGAGGAGCTCCTCACCGCAGAGGAGGCCGACGGTGTCTTTGCCCGGGTCAGCTTCACCGCCGACCTGGAGGCCGCACTGAAAGACGTGCAGTATGTCCAGGAGACGGTGGCGGAGAAGCCCGCCATCAAGACCTCTGTCTTTGCCCAGGTGGACGCCCTGCTCCCCCCGGAGGCCATCTTGGTCTCCAACACCTCTTCGCTCAACCCCTTCACACTTATCCCCGAGGGCCGCGCCGCCAATTTTGCCGCCGCCCACTGGTTTGCGCCCCCTCACATCATTCCTCTGGTGGAGGTCGCCAGGGATGAGCGCACCTCTGAAGAGACCATGGAAACGGTCCTGGCCCTTCTCAAGGAGTGCGGTAAAACGCCTGTGCGTATGGAAAAATTCGTACCCGGCTACATCATCAACCGCATCCAGATCCTGCTTAACACCGAGGTATTTTATCTGCTTGGAAACGGTGTATGTACGCCGGAGCAGTTGGATCTGGCCGTCAAGGCCAGCCTGATGCCCCGCGGCATGGTACTGGGCCTGGTCCAGCGCTACGACTTTACCGGTCTGGACATCAGCGCCAACAACATCATCAACGCAAGCTATGTCATGCCGGAGACCAGCAAGCACCCCGCCGTCCTCTTCGATCATGTGGATAAGGGCGAGTTGGGCGTCAAGACCGGCAAAGGCTTCTACGACTACAGCGGACGCGATCCCGCCGAGGTCTGCAAAAAGAGGGACAAACTGCTCTTCCAGGTTCTGAAGGCCGTGGGTCCCCTGATCGACGAGACGATCTGA
- a CDS encoding 3-oxoacid CoA-transferase subunit B, producing the protein MDARTLIVTRAARFFHDGDLVNLGIGMPTLVANHLPEGVNITLQSENGFIGLGPTPEEGHVDKDMVNAGGQPVTILPGGVCFDSATSFGLIRGGHVDATVLGALEVDQEGNLANWMIPGKKVPGMGGAMDLVAGANLVIITMEHCNKSGAPKILKKCTLPLTAAHEVDYIVTELCVLHRMEEGLVLEELAPGVTVEEVLAKTDAELIVPTRIGSMI; encoded by the coding sequence ATGGATGCCAGAACATTGATCGTCACCCGGGCCGCCCGCTTCTTTCATGACGGCGACCTGGTGAACCTGGGGATTGGGATGCCCACGCTGGTGGCCAACCATCTGCCGGAGGGCGTCAACATCACGCTCCAGTCGGAAAACGGCTTCATTGGGCTGGGGCCCACGCCCGAGGAAGGGCACGTGGACAAGGACATGGTAAACGCCGGAGGACAGCCGGTGACCATCCTGCCCGGGGGCGTCTGTTTCGACAGCGCCACTTCCTTCGGCCTGATCCGTGGGGGCCACGTGGACGCCACGGTGCTTGGGGCCCTGGAGGTGGACCAGGAGGGCAACCTGGCCAACTGGATGATCCCCGGAAAAAAGGTGCCCGGTATGGGCGGAGCCATGGATCTGGTAGCCGGGGCCAATTTGGTCATCATCACCATGGAGCATTGCAACAAGAGCGGCGCGCCCAAGATCCTGAAAAAATGCACGCTGCCGCTCACCGCAGCCCATGAGGTGGACTATATCGTCACCGAACTGTGCGTGCTCCACCGCATGGAGGAGGGTCTGGTCCTGGAGGAGCTGGCCCCCGGCGTCACTGTGGAAGAAGTCCTGGCAAAGACGGATGCCGAACTCATCGTTCCCACCCGGATCGGGAGCATGATCTGA
- a CDS encoding tripartite tricarboxylate transporter permease, producing MDALSMLFDGFVAVLQPENLLYLVGGVLVGVILGAIPGLSATMAIALVIPLTYYLTPTQSLIMLLAAYNAGTFGGSMSAILIGTPGTVSAAATVTDGYALAKQGKARKAIKGALFSSCFGCLFSSIILVIIAQPIAKVALKFGPAEYAVLMLFSLTIIASAAGKSLTKGLLGGCIGLFFGCVGMDASYTIPRLTFGSLKLSSGIDLVVMLIGALALSEVLKQVETVALGQTSAQLPEPSCKDDTRFLKSDFKLCLPHWLRSSALGCAIGALPGLGPSLACYIGYDVGHKTAKHPEQFGKGALEGVAAAEAANNAVCGANMIPLLSLGVPGDTGAALLISAFLVQGLTPGPLIFTESPETVYNVYAGLILCNIVLLGITLLIYRAFTKICSMETTIIFPCVLAFCVIGVYALNSNLDDVWIMLFFGVIGYILSKFKFPMATLLIGFILSPLFEKNFRRALILNSGDWSIFFSSPLCWLFWAATILSVFFIVRGKRKDKNLQDGL from the coding sequence ATGGACGCATTAAGTATGCTCTTTGACGGATTCGTAGCCGTATTACAGCCGGAAAACCTGCTCTACCTGGTGGGCGGCGTCCTCGTCGGTGTGATTCTGGGCGCCATTCCCGGTCTCTCCGCCACCATGGCGATCGCCCTGGTCATTCCGCTCACCTATTATCTCACTCCCACCCAGTCCCTCATCATGCTGCTGGCCGCCTATAACGCCGGCACCTTTGGCGGCTCTATGTCGGCCATCCTCATCGGCACCCCCGGCACAGTATCCGCCGCGGCCACCGTGACCGACGGATACGCCCTGGCAAAACAGGGCAAGGCGCGCAAGGCCATTAAGGGAGCCCTGTTCAGCTCCTGCTTTGGCTGCCTCTTCTCCAGCATCATCCTGGTCATCATCGCCCAGCCCATTGCCAAGGTCGCCCTGAAGTTCGGCCCCGCTGAGTACGCGGTGCTGATGCTCTTCTCCCTGACCATCATTGCCTCGGCGGCGGGCAAGTCCCTGACCAAGGGGCTCCTGGGCGGCTGCATCGGCCTTTTCTTCGGCTGTGTGGGCATGGACGCCTCCTACACCATCCCCCGGCTCACCTTCGGCAGCCTGAAGCTCTCCAGCGGCATCGACCTGGTGGTCATGCTCATCGGTGCGCTGGCGCTCAGCGAGGTGCTCAAGCAGGTGGAGACCGTGGCCCTCGGTCAGACCAGCGCCCAGCTCCCCGAGCCATCCTGCAAAGATGACACCCGGTTCCTGAAAAGCGATTTCAAGCTCTGCCTGCCACACTGGCTGCGGTCCTCTGCGCTGGGCTGCGCCATCGGCGCCCTGCCGGGCCTGGGGCCCTCCCTGGCCTGCTACATCGGCTATGATGTGGGTCATAAGACGGCCAAGCACCCCGAGCAGTTCGGAAAGGGCGCCCTCGAGGGCGTGGCGGCAGCAGAGGCGGCCAACAACGCCGTCTGCGGCGCCAACATGATCCCCCTGCTCTCCCTGGGTGTCCCCGGCGACACCGGCGCCGCCCTGCTCATCAGTGCCTTCCTGGTCCAGGGCCTCACCCCCGGTCCCCTGATCTTCACCGAGTCCCCCGAGACCGTGTACAACGTCTATGCCGGCCTCATCCTCTGCAACATCGTCCTCTTGGGAATCACGCTGCTCATCTATCGGGCCTTTACCAAAATCTGCAGCATGGAGACCACCATCATCTTCCCCTGTGTGCTGGCGTTCTGCGTCATCGGTGTGTATGCCCTCAACTCCAACTTGGACGACGTGTGGATCATGCTCTTCTTCGGCGTCATCGGCTACATCCTCTCCAAGTTCAAGTTCCCCATGGCCACCCTGCTCATCGGATTCATTCTCTCGCCCCTCTTTGAGAAGAATTTCCGCCGGGCCCTCATCCTCAACAGCGGCGACTGGAGCATTTTCTTCAGCTCCCCCCTGTGCTGGCTCTTCTGGGCGGCCACCATCCTCTCCGTGTTCTTCATCGTCCGCGGCAAGCGGAAGGACAAGAACCTGCAGGATGGCCTGTAA
- a CDS encoding tripartite tricarboxylate transporter substrate binding protein, whose protein sequence is MKTRTKLLSLLLCAAMLLPLFACSGGQSAGTPAPKDTAAPAASSAPAASGAAEGYPDRVITMIVNYSAGGGTDLSARAFGDAIAKALGGNITVTNLPGGTGSLGVTELANSKADGYTIGVATLAPLALVPYQLDVSYTPDSFQYLCAFGQYGYGIVVAKDSPYQTLDDLIEAAKESPISFGATGYPQPLTMKDLGEETGAQFSFVQYPSTTDCVADVLGGFVPCALGDMASFAAYVKSGDMRLLASAHSQRWDVAPEVETLQEMGYDAVCDSYMGLCVPADTPDEIVEVLRDACATAFEDAAFQEIMTNTNQAPAYMTGDEYEALVREYYELYSTVDFESAG, encoded by the coding sequence ATGAAGACTCGTACGAAACTGCTCTCGCTGCTCCTCTGCGCCGCCATGCTCCTCCCCCTGTTCGCCTGCTCCGGCGGCCAGTCCGCCGGCACGCCCGCCCCCAAGGATACTGCCGCCCCCGCTGCCTCCTCTGCGCCCGCCGCTTCCGGCGCCGCTGAGGGCTACCCCGACCGCGTCATCACCATGATCGTCAACTACTCCGCCGGCGGCGGCACCGACCTGAGCGCCCGCGCCTTTGGCGACGCCATCGCCAAGGCCCTGGGCGGCAACATCACCGTCACCAACCTGCCCGGCGGCACCGGCAGCCTGGGTGTCACTGAGCTGGCCAACAGCAAGGCCGACGGCTACACCATCGGCGTGGCCACCCTGGCTCCGCTGGCCCTGGTCCCCTATCAGTTGGACGTGTCCTATACCCCCGACAGCTTCCAGTATCTCTGCGCCTTCGGCCAGTACGGCTACGGCATCGTTGTGGCCAAGGACTCCCCCTATCAGACCCTGGATGACCTGATCGAGGCCGCCAAAGAGTCCCCCATCAGCTTCGGCGCCACCGGCTATCCCCAGCCCCTGACCATGAAGGACCTGGGTGAGGAAACCGGCGCCCAGTTCAGCTTTGTCCAGTATCCCTCCACCACCGACTGCGTGGCCGACGTGCTGGGCGGTTTCGTCCCCTGTGCGCTGGGCGACATGGCCTCCTTCGCCGCCTATGTGAAGAGCGGTGACATGCGCCTGCTGGCCTCCGCCCACAGCCAGCGCTGGGACGTGGCTCCCGAGGTGGAGACCCTTCAGGAGATGGGCTATGACGCCGTGTGCGACTCCTACATGGGCCTGTGCGTCCCCGCCGACACCCCAGACGAGATCGTGGAGGTCCTGCGCGACGCCTGTGCCACGGCCTTTGAGGACGCCGCCTTCCAGGAGATCATGACCAATACCAACCAAGCCCCCGCCTATATGACCGGCGACGAGTATGAGGCCCTGGTCCGGGAGTACTACGAGCTCTACAGCACCGTGGACTTCGAGTCCGCCGGCTGA